GGCGAAGCCGAAATGGGACGCGAAACCGTTCAACTCGTTCGCGAATTACAGCCAGATGTCGTCATCATGGATATTTCGATGCCCGATCTAAATGGGTCGAGGCAACCC
This genomic interval from candidate division KSB1 bacterium contains the following:
- a CDS encoding response regulator transcription factor, coding for MKIVREGLKSLLKKEMGIEVAGEAEMGRETVQLVRELQPDVVIMDISMPDLNGSRQPGKSLPTHRMLNN